A genomic segment from Anaeromicrobium sediminis encodes:
- a CDS encoding DeoR/GlpR family DNA-binding transcription regulator: MYQEERIQMILKYLGEHKKISVEEICNLCNVSRDTARRDLVKLEEKGSILRTRGGALLPTITREIKSYKDRLYTDSKEKKAIGKLAASLIKNDDKIIMDTATTVQACAEFLQVDSCTVITNSINQADILSNKPGVDIHLLGGQLNQEQRFLYGPSVISMLSNYCVDKTFVGCCGVTEKGVMVAFQEDGFVMKKMIEQADQVILLVDSSKFGKKGFFKFADLSQIDIIITGQLPNKTLMDAFNKYEINVMLAK; the protein is encoded by the coding sequence ATGTACCAGGAAGAAAGAATACAGATGATTTTAAAATACTTAGGTGAACATAAAAAGATTAGTGTAGAAGAAATTTGTAATCTATGTAATGTATCTAGAGACACAGCAAGAAGAGATTTAGTAAAGTTAGAAGAAAAAGGTTCTATTCTTCGAACACGTGGAGGGGCTCTTTTACCAACTATAACTAGAGAAATAAAAAGCTATAAAGATCGTCTTTATACTGATTCAAAAGAAAAAAAAGCCATTGGGAAACTAGCTGCATCATTAATTAAAAATGATGACAAAATTATTATGGATACTGCTACAACTGTACAAGCATGTGCAGAGTTTTTACAAGTAGATAGTTGTACTGTTATTACAAATTCCATTAATCAAGCAGATATACTTTCAAATAAACCTGGAGTAGATATTCACTTGTTGGGTGGTCAATTAAATCAAGAACAACGTTTTTTATATGGTCCTTCAGTTATATCTATGCTTTCAAATTATTGTGTAGATAAAACATTTGTAGGCTGCTGTGGTGTTACAGAAAAAGGTGTGATGGTTGCCTTTCAAGAGGATGGTTTTGTGATGAAAAAGATGATTGAACAAGCGGATCAAGTAATCTTGCTAGTTGACAGCTCAAAGTTTGGTAAAAAGGGATTTTTCAAATTTGCTGATTTATCACAAATTGACATAATTATTACGGGTCAATTGCCTAATAAAACATTGATGGATGCTTTTAATAAATATGAAATAAATGTTATGCTTGCAAAATAA
- a CDS encoding VOC family protein, protein MRIEHVAIWTKNLEKLKDFYIKFFHGTCGEKYVNSKKGFESYFIKFEDGTRIELMQMSSIPLNANDIEKQYMGIIHIAFSVGSKVKVEELTEKLRAEGYKIVSEPRTTGDGYYESCVLDLDGNRIEITI, encoded by the coding sequence ATGAGGATTGAACATGTTGCAATATGGACAAAAAACTTAGAAAAGCTTAAAGACTTTTATATTAAATTTTTTCATGGAACTTGTGGAGAAAAATATGTCAATTCCAAAAAAGGATTTGAATCTTATTTCATAAAATTTGAAGATGGTACCAGAATTGAATTAATGCAAATGTCTTCAATACCTTTAAATGCAAATGATATTGAGAAACAATATATGGGGATAATTCATATTGCTTTTTCAGTTGGTTCAAAAGTAAAGGTAGAGGAATTAACGGAAAAATTAAGAGCAGAAGGATACAAGATAGTAAGTGAACCACGAACAACTGGTGATGGATATTATGAAAGTTGTGTTTTAGATTTAGATGGAAATAGGATTGAGATAACAATTTAA